The sequence GTGGCTTCATGATAAAGAGTTATGTCGTACAAGTACTCAAAGATACTCATGAACTGAACATTCTAGAATCTGAACACTGAAGCTCTTTCTCCGAGTGAAAAAGATGGTTGAGGTGCTGCATCACTTAAACAATATGTCAAGATTATTTTTACCCCACGTTTTTTGGTATTGAAcataatttacatataaatcGATTGCTATGTGTGATTGGTTGCCTTCAGTTAGCATGTGATCTTCTGAAAATATTCTTTCATCATTCTTCAAGTTCAGGCCCAAGTGCCATAAGGCCGTGGTATTGAGCGCCACGACAGTGCCTAGAACACCTAGTCCGGTTCGCCTATTCTTTTTTCTATTGTCTCAGAGAATTGTATATGGTCTATCCTGCGGGCACTTGtgcattttttcttattttgctAAATTGTGCATTTGTTGTTGTGCTGATTAATCCAAATAGTCACACACAGAAACATCAACACTCGTTCAAGATTCATGAATTGATGCAAAGCAAAGAACTCTGAGTATAAACTGAATGCAAACTTTGCATAACACTGGAATACACATGTTTTACTGATGCATCACCACACTGGAAACACATGTTTAACTGATACATCAATGTGAACATCACTTAAGTTCTGACGCTGACTATGATTATATCACATCAATCATAGTGTGTGATTGGTTGTACAAGTAAAAGTTTATATTATCTTCATTCTGCGAGTAGCATGTGGTCCTTTAATTGCATTCTGTATTTAAGAAAGATTCCATCACTCTGTTCCTATCAACGATCAGGTCAACTACATCAAATGGACGTATAGACCGTCTTGGGAAGAACCGTAGAAGCATGCGCTTCTCGTTtccaatattataatttattttcattcttattttactaaaatttaattatgtactGCAGGAGTGTATATACATGTTGCATGTTCAAATGTTATGTTGTATACATGTTCCATGTCCAAATGTACGTTTTACagaacaaaaatatattcaGATTTTAACTGGTGTTAAAACTTTGAAGGCTTTAGAAAATTAGAAagcttttaagttttttttttacttttaaaaaaatttattaattagatAAATTTAGATAAATGTATTAGTtgctttttaaaaactttaatcATTCTAAAATggctaaaattaaattaaattttctcttttctcttttctATTGTTTTCTGATATCTAAGCAGACATGGTTTTAAGAACAAAAGTAGTacattttcttttcctttttttctctaaaatatttGGTTCCCTAATAATTAATACATTTATCTaaatttatatcaattttattataaatcttgtttgatatattaatatatcttAGATCTATATTGCACTAtcttaatctatatatatatatattcatgttCTTATTATTAatcgaatttatatatttaaattatatttataaaataataaaccatattttaattacaaaagaaacttttataaatacttTGTTTTGGTAGAAAAACAACTTCTATAGCCAAATCTCTACATCGTAAAGCTAAAGTAAAGTCATTTAGCCAACCAGACCTTATATCATGATTAACCTGACTGAGGTTCTTAACTGAAATGGTTTTTtacttttaactaagaaaaattaAGAACGTCTATTAAATAAGAGGTATAAAAGACGTTTTTTAaccgaaaaatgtaaaaaaaaatgtcaaatcatgagttaagaatCTCTAATAAAAGGACCGGGTTAATCTTGCTTTTATCTTCTTATCATTCCTTGTTGGAGCAGTTACTGACTTTTCTTACAACTAATCGAGATCTTAATCTTCactaaccaaataaaaaaattgcatGAGGCTTTGATTGGTAACATGTATTAGAGTTGATTTAGTTTGAGTTATGcacaaaaatcaaaaatgtcACCAATCATGAATTAGTTTTGAGTTTTTGATGTTAGGTTTGAGTTATAATGTATTATTGTTGAGTTACTAGTTTGAGTTATGTCCTTTgtaaaaaacataaatcaaatCTTAAATCAACATCAACAAAATTCTCATGTATTAAGACTTGTGttaaataaattttggttttctaTTAACTATCCcacattcttttttatttttccacgtccttttttttttattttttaacaaattaaaaaaaaatagtacatGATCATATTGTACGTTTACTTGTTGCTAagtaatacaatattttaatacataacCTACTTGTTAGTGAAAGACTTTCTaattattttcagttttgttagtttttttaaacTCTAGTTAGTTAAtccaaattgtttttatatttaattgttaattttgtttgatgattaaaatgttatatcctatgattttatttgttaattttaattattaatttgtttcttaatatatatgttcttaatttttaaattatatttagtttttctaattattttattaaatatataataggtGTTATTATTTCTGATATTtagattttctttaaaaaattatacatactgcaacttatacatcaaaaatgttaccagtcaattgtttttaaaatgtattaacTCAAATTTATACTGCAAACTCACTACATAAATCTATAATTTATACCACATAATTTTTACTGCAAGTTACATCGAACTATAACGTTTTTGGTAACTCAAAGCTAATACTACATGTCACCAATAGTCTATCTTTAGTTGTGGTCACTCCTTGTCTTAAACTAATCTTCTTAAACTACAATAAACCACAGTTAAATTCATTCTGATATTATTCCTCGTCGGAGCAGTTACTGACTTTTCTTACAGTTACCAAATCCAGGCGACTATGAGTTACAAACGTAACTTTATTTTTGTCTGAAGCTTGGCTCTATCTCTATAAATAGCTCTATCTATCTTTTGTTGTGGACACTCAAgaatatcaagaaaataaatggaGGAGTTGAAGCCAAGTGCTGCAAACTCACCACCGTTGACGCCCTTAGGCTTCCTCGAAAGAGCAGCCACCGTGTATGGAGACTGTACCTCCATCATTTACGGCAACTCCACCGTGTACACATGGCGGGAGACCAATCTCCGTTGCCTCCGCGTCGCCTCCTCTCTGTCTTCAATCGGTATCAAAAGATCCGACGTCGTATCCGTCCTCTCCGCTAACACTCCGGCCATGTACGAGCTCCAGTTCGCCGTTCCGATGAGCGGCGCAATCCTCAACAACATCAACACTCGCCTCGACGCTACCACCGTCTCTGTTCTCCTCCGCCACTGCGAATCTAAGCTTCTCTTCGTCGACGTCTTTTACTCCGACCTCGCCGTCGAAGCGATCAAGAAACTTGACAAGCCGCCGATTCTCGTCCTCATCGAGGAGGACGAGGAGGGGGGAGATGGTGCTGACGTGGCGGACCGTTCGAAATTCTGTTACTCCTACAGTGTTTTAGTGGAGAGAGGAGATCCGGATTTTAACTGGATCCGACCCGAGAGCGAGTGGGATCCGATTGTGGTCAACTACACCTCCGGTACGACTTCGTCTCCCAAAGGAGTGGTTCACTGTCACAGGGGTATTTTCGTCATGTCGTTGGATTCATTAATCGACTGGACCGTACCGAAGAATCCGGTTTACTTGTGGACCCTACCGATATTCCACGCTAACGGTTGGTGTTACCCATGGGCTATCGCCGCCGTTGGAGGAACTAACGTCTGTTTACGTAAGTTCCAAGCGCCGTTAATCCACCGTTTGATCCGTGATCACGGCGTTACTCACATGTGCGGCGCGCCCGTTGTGCTTAACATGTTAACGGCGACTCATGAGGAACCTCTTAAAAGTCCGGTTCATTTCTTAACCGCCGGTTCTTCACCGCCGGTCACGGTGCTCCTCCGCGCGGAGTCTCTCGGTTTCGTTATCAGCCACGGGTACGGTTTAACGGAAACAGCCGGCGTGGTGGTCTCCTGCGCGTGGAAGCCACAGTGGAACCGTTTGCCGGCGAGTGATCAGGCGAGGCTGAAAGGCCGGCAAGGAGTGGGAACCGTCGGGTTTACTGAAATAGACGTGGTGGATCCGGCTTCGGGTCGGAGCGTGGAGAGAGATGGTGCAACGATGGGGGAGATAGTGATGAGAGGGAGTTCGGTCATGCTCGGTTACTTAAAAGATCCTGTCGGAACGAGGAAGACTCTGAAGAACGGGTGGTTCTTCACCGGAGACGTCGGAGTGTTGCACGGAGATGGGTATCTAGAGATTAAAGATAGGTCGAAAGATGTAATCATAACGGGTGGAGAGAATGTGAGTAGTGTGGAGGTGGAGGCGGTGTTGTACACGCACTCGGCGGtgaatgaagcggctgtggtgGCTAGACCGGATGAGCAATGGGGAGAGACGCCGTGTGCTTTCGTTAGTTTAAAACCTGGGTTGACCCGGAAACCCACGGAGAAGGAGATGATAGAGTATTGTAGGGAGAAGATGCCACGTTACATGGTGCCTAAAACGGTTGTGTTTCTTGATGAGTTGCCTAAGACATCTACAGGGAAGATTCCTAAGTTCGTGCTTAAGGAGATGGCTAATAAAATGGGTTCCACGAGGTTAAGTCGGTTGTAAAGAAAAGTATACTATAGTTTGATTTAATAACAAGTTATGGATTGAAGTGTAAGATAGATGGCTTAGACTGGTGCATGAGTGGGTTGCTCTTGGAAGTGTTTGGTtcagttttgtttctttggtTCCGGTTCTGTCATCTTCAAGTTATATGATTGTGAAAGCATTTACGGGTTGAATTTGATTTCAAGATTACCCTTTCTCCTTAATAAAGTTCAGTTCATGTGTTTCTGTATCCACCTTCTGTAATATTATAAGCTTTGTTTGAATTAATGGGACTTTAAAAGTGGGGAAAATGATTGAAGTGTGAGATTATTCTTTGAACAGTTTCGAGGTTGAGGCAGAGATTTTGAGTATTGACTTCATCATTATCTCgttcattaaagatatggatTCGAGTTTCCATGGTAGTAGAAAGTTTTCGAAACATTTTACAAGTAAAATCAGGATCAGGATCAGATCAATCTATATTTTTTTGGCCGGATATAAATCTTGAACAAGGGACATTGGTGactaataaaatgttttaagGTTCTTTAGATTAATCAAAGAAATTACCACTGTGTGAAATCTACAAACAGTTGTTGTTACACCGAACAAAAAGCTCCGTTGccgggaatcgaacccgggtctccTGGGTGAAAGCCAGATATCCTAACCGCTGGACGACAACGGATTGGTGTTACACATTGTGAGTATTAGTACTCAACGTATATATATTTGTTCATTTGGCACATCAAAAAAGTTCAATTAAGAACATCATAGACCTAAAAGGATcttcaatttcaaaattttattgtcAGATAAAACACAACACAACAGCTTAATTATGAATATTGCAGAACAACAAAGACTGCAATAAAACTTCAAAGTTCTAATCTGACTTAAAGCCTAATCATCAGCTTCAGATCAAACACGGTTCCCAAAGAAAGCCAACCGTGGTTTCTTAAAACTGTATCATAGAGCCACttgtttattttcttcaataaaACAACAAAGAGAGTCAACCGTGGTTTCTCATAACTGTATCATAGAGCCActtgtttcttttgttaatACTCCTCCTCCAAGGTGATCAGTGATTCCTTGTTTTTGGTCCAATCTGCAGGTCCTTGGCATAATTATCCTTCTCGATCAGCCTAAAATCAGATTTTGTAACAAGAAGATATAGTCAGAATACAGAACATCATCATGGAGCTTTAGCCTACTtgcatataaaaaaacaaagaaataataATCAAATCCATTTTGAGTTATATATTCCATGTTGGTTGATTCCGTAAGCAAAATACTtgacatttataaaataacatcaTAGAAATTTAAGTATCCATTCAGTTTCTTAAGTTCATCAGCATAAAGATTTGTtagaaaagataaaaagaaagaTGTATATCTTACCGATGAATTAAGAAGTTGAGGCTGCTTGATTAACCTCTCGTTCACCTCCAAGAGAGAGCCTTTTACACAACACctagaacaaaacaaaaacatcaatcTTTCACGACATTAATCTTATGACaaagaaaagcaaaacaaaGTAAAACGCTTTTGCACCTCACGATATAAGAATCGATTGCAGTGGAAACTTTGCACAATGCTGTATTCGATTCAGAGCGCATAGCAAGCATTCTGCTGCACAAAGAAGAGCATTTGAATAAACACTAGGTAGGCTACATAACAATCAGCAACAAGTCTTTAAGTCTGAGGAAGAAAACCTTTTTACGCGCTTGCCGGAGACTTTCAAGACGCTACGATCAGACTTACCGACGTTGAAATCAATTTTTAATGATCCCACCTTCGTCCTTGAAAGCAGCAGACTTCGCAAttcgtcttcgtcttcttctccattttccGGAGCTTCTTCTTGCTGCTTTTGCCTCTGTTTATTTGTATAACAGTGTAAAACGAAGAACGAAGAATAAATCGTTTTCTTCCGTAGTACTTTTCGTGTTTCTAATGGGCCTTAACTTAATTAGCCATGGcccattaatatttttacacgGTTAGTAACTTCTTTCTCAACACAGTATCGACTTCTTCGGTGAGTTGTTGTCAACAAAACAAGAAATTCACAATCACAATTATGATGATTGAAAACTTGTACGGGTTTCGATTTTTTTCGGTTCCGCAGATTTTGTTAAATTCCTTATGTTTTCACTTCAGGCATCCAAGTCGTTGTAGTATAGTGGTAAGTATTCCCGCCTGTCACGCGggtgacccgggttcgatccccggcaacggcgttTAAGTTTTTTAAGTATCTCCTAATCATGTATACGGCGTCGGTTTTGTCTTTCTCACAGCCCAAGACTAGAGACTCAAAAGTATGCAAGGCCCAACAAAAAAATACACAGAAATGAGCTGCTTGCCTTGCTTTCGTGTGTGCTACATTGCTTTCTTACGTGCCCAAAAATATACACACAAGAATCTAAGAAAAAATGCCAGACGCAAAGTCACTCAACAAGTGGATGGCTTCTGCAACTCTGGTGTGTGTTTTCATCAACTCAAATAATATCCCTCCCAAAATGGACGATCAAGTGCTtaggaataaaaaaaataatcaaatgttTCATCAAACTATAACCGATAAGAGCAAAGACAACAAAAAATTATTCACTCTTACTCTGTCATCTAAAAAGACTACGAAGCAAATAAACAGAAGGTAAATCTCCAATAAAAACCCACCATAAATAAAATGAACAGATAAAACCTAAAGCGACTTTAAAGAAAAACAGTCACCaactaaaagaaaaaactgCGAATCAATGGATAAAACAAAAGGAGGGATACACTTATGgcaaacatgtcttcttcatgGACAGAATCAAACATAAGGAGAGAGGAAGGAGATAGAACAAAACATCAAACGACTCTtggccttcttttttttttttatgtttgtgtaACATAGAAACCTCACTCTCATGTCTCAAGCAACTGCCTGGACTGGTGGTCCATCTGCTCTGTTGTTGAATCCACCACCACCGCGacctcctcctcttccacgACCTCCCCTTCCACGTCCACGCCGAGGAGCATCATCATAATCATCACGGCCCTGAGGAGGACCCTCATAACCACCACCACGCCCCTGATGACCATCGTAACCACCACGCCTCTGAGGACCATCATAATAACCCCCACGCCTCCGAGGACCATCATAACCACCACGCCCCTGAGGACCCCCATTGTAACCACCACGACGCTCGTAACCGCCACGGTCATCATATCCACGGTGTTCATGAGGAGGAGCATCATAACCGTAACCACCATCTTGTGGTGCATCATACTCATTCTGAGGACCATTGTatcctcctcttcctcgacCACCACGGCTGCTGCGTCCTCTGCCACCACGCCCTCTTCCTCTGCCACCATAGGACTGGTTACGTTCATAACCGCCATCTTCATACTCAACGTTCACATATGCATTCcctgccaaaaaaaaatacattacaaAAGATCCATGAACCATATATTTAGAATCTGAATAGAACACTACTTACCTCTGCCACCTCTTCCTCTCCCTCTCCCccttcctcttcctctcccTCTGCCACCAGGTGAACCCTCTGCGAGATATATAAAACAGAAAACTAATAAAGCAGCCGAGCTGAACATGGGAGATTTATAAAGGTCATTAAGAGTGACCGAACAAACCTCCTCCTTCATAGTCGATGTCGCCTAATGGCTTCACCAACTCAACAGGAATCGGGCACTGGTATCTGCAACAtcatttcataaaatattattagtaataaaaaaGTTATGAAGCCTGTCAAAAATGAATATGCACTTTATACATCAAGCAGACGGCCTCTGCAGAGATAACAGCCAAGGACCACACGAAGTGAATAAGAAAGATAAAACGAGAAACTCACCCAATGGAGGATGTGTTAAGCTCTTTGGTGGATAGGGTAATGGTTATCATAGACACATGCCTTGTAGTCTCAATACTTCAacacagaacaaaaaaaaaaaaataacaactaaTTAAGGTAAGAACAAAGGTACATGTTAGGAAttataaacaattaaaaaaagaaaatgggaTCCTTACGGAAGAAGGCCTTCCTCTTTAGGTTCCCATGTGTCTGTGATGTCGGTGGATCCAATAGATGTGTTCTGATGAAGATCAGGGATCCTTCTCTGCGtcacacattaaaaaaaaggaaactttcAGACAACCCATCATCTAAACCACGGTTTGTGAAataaacacaacaacaacaaaaattacCTTAATGAGCTCAACAATGTTCACAGTCTTGTTGATAGCTCTTCCCATTGCCTTGAACACAACTTCCGTTGACCCTTTCTCCTATACACACCAAAACAAATTCTAAATAAAACTGTTCAATTAATCCTCCGAAAAAACTTTAGAATCATCTCTTTAACCACACAACAGATTGACATTATTAATTACACAATACCTGGAGAAGAGTCATGGCGTAGGTGATGTAGTTGCGTGCCCTGCCCATACTAGTGATACGAATCTCGTTCGCGTCAATCGGCGTctcatccttcttcttcaccacaCGGTCGTACTTCTCCATCTAACAGGAACCCAATCattaaaatggaaaaataatCAAGGAGAAGAAATCAATGTTGATTTGGATACTTACCTTAAGCGGATGTTGTGGTTTAGAGATCTTTCTCGAGAGGGGAGTGAGTGGTTTAAGAGCCCTCTTTGTACGGCTTCGTCTCTCTCCTTTTTTTAAGCCCTAAAGAGAGATTCTGATGCAAAGCGCCTCTCACATATATATCAGCCGCACCACTCCTCTCTTCCACACACACACGTTTGCACTACCCTAACCGGTCTCGGTTCACGGTTTTATTATACCCAACCCAACCGAACCGAACCACGATAAATCAAGCTCAAGATCGCTAAACCAAGGAGTTTACTCGTTACTTGTTGATTCAGATCCGGTATTCAGGGGGTTTGAACCGGGATTGTTCTTAACTTCGGTTCATATCAATTTTCTCGGTTTACTTGAGGCatatctgtttttcttttttttttctttttctggtGAGAATAAATTCTTGTAATGATAATATCTTGTTTATTATACAGTTGCACAAAATGCGAAGGAAACAGTCTAAATGGCTTTTTCAATAGAagaataaaattaaattgttaGACGAAAATCGAATCTACCTGTTATTAATAGAAAACTTTCTGGATTATCGGTGCTAACggttgataaaaatataaattatttttttttaactttaatatTTAAAGTGTATACATTTTGAACTTTTCAATTCAGCTTTTATGTAAGGAAAACATAAGTATTTTACaagtatttaataaatttagatAAACGTTGTCCGTTGACATTTTTGTAGTGttagttttgaaatttcttgatatttattatttttggagaaaaaaatgtattaacccccaaaaaatttctttttaaaacttCGTTAAGGCATAATCTTAGCTTTAAAGATAAGACAATAATATAACTGGTGTGAGCATTTGACAAAACAAAAGTGGTTGTGACAAAAAAGACAAGTACAAATATTCTCATAAATATATAGCTGGGAGTATTGACCCACCAAACGTGAGACGCATCTAAGCTTTTGTGTCACAAATCAAAATTGAAcaaatatcaaattaattaatgaTGAAACCATTGACAAAACAAGTCATTCAACGAAGATCCTACAGATAGTAAATAGTGGTGAACAAGCTCTCTAATAGCAGAGACGACCAAGCAACGATAGAGACATAAAAACACTTGAAAGATGTCGCAGATCACTTTAGAGATAATACATTACAGAGAGTTTACAGTGTACAACAGATGGGTTTTGAACaagtatatatttactttacagATAGTTCCCATGAAACTGGTAAAgcactattttttattttgatatggaTGTGAAAACAGCAAAAGCACTGATCAAAAGAAGGAAAGGAGATCATCTTGCTTCTCTACCTTGTGTGTTTGAACCAGAGGATCAATAACTTTTCTCCATCCTCCAAAATCTAAGGGAGAACCAGCATCTGGCAATACGAACCCGTTAACGTAGAAGGTTGGTGTTCCATAAACCCCTCTTGAAGCGCTATACTGCAACCACATAACAACCCAcaaacaaaagtaaaatatactatatttttcCATACTCAGTTAACAATGAGAGTGGCCATGGTGTATATAACATATGGTGAACTGTTCAAATAGAAGACCACTGAGTGTTAATGGCCTGAATCTGAACCTATCAAGTACAAATTTTTGGCCTCAATCTGAACCTATCAAGTATAATGTTACCTTAAAGGAAACTCTGGTTGCACGGTCTGATATCGTGTCGGTGAAGCCGGATTTGAGAACATGTCGATACGAGCTTCCCAAGGTGGTTGTTCCAAGCTTGACAATTTTCTCCACAACATCAGGTCTTGACAGGAGTTGCGTTTGGGCGTTGTAGAACAATGCCTGTCAATCATAAACACATCAAAATTCTCAATGGATAGAGATGCAAACAACAACCAACCGACCAACAGCTAAA comes from Brassica rapa cultivar Chiifu-401-42 chromosome A02, CAAS_Brap_v3.01, whole genome shotgun sequence and encodes:
- the LOC103852997 gene encoding probable acyl-activating enzyme 5, peroxisomal codes for the protein MEELKPSAANSPPLTPLGFLERAATVYGDCTSIIYGNSTVYTWRETNLRCLRVASSLSSIGIKRSDVVSVLSANTPAMYELQFAVPMSGAILNNINTRLDATTVSVLLRHCESKLLFVDVFYSDLAVEAIKKLDKPPILVLIEEDEEGGDGADVADRSKFCYSYSVLVERGDPDFNWIRPESEWDPIVVNYTSGTTSSPKGVVHCHRGIFVMSLDSLIDWTVPKNPVYLWTLPIFHANGWCYPWAIAAVGGTNVCLRKFQAPLIHRLIRDHGVTHMCGAPVVLNMLTATHEEPLKSPVHFLTAGSSPPVTVLLRAESLGFVISHGYGLTETAGVVVSCAWKPQWNRLPASDQARLKGRQGVGTVGFTEIDVVDPASGRSVERDGATMGEIVMRGSSVMLGYLKDPVGTRKTLKNGWFFTGDVGVLHGDGYLEIKDRSKDVIITGGENVSSVEVEAVLYTHSAVNEAAVVARPDEQWGETPCAFVSLKPGLTRKPTEKEMIEYCREKMPRYMVPKTVVFLDELPKTSTGKIPKFVLKEMANKMGSTRLSRL
- the LOC103852998 gene encoding TATA-binding protein-associated factor 2N, whose product is MEKYDRVVKKKDETPIDANEIRITSMGRARNYITYAMTLLQEKGSTEVVFKAMGRAINKTVNIVELIKRRIPDLHQNTSIGSTDITDTWEPKEEGLLPIETTRHVSMITITLSTKELNTSSIGYQCPIPVELVKPLGDIDYEGGEGSPGGRGRGRGRGRGRGRGGRGNAYVNVEYEDGGYERNQSYGGRGRGRGGRGRSSRGGRGRGGYNGPQNEYDAPQDGGYGYDAPPHEHRGYDDRGGYERRGGYNGGPQGRGGYDGPRRRGGYYDGPQRRGGYDGHQGRGGGYEGPPQGRDDYDDAPRRGRGRGGRGRGGGRGGGGFNNRADGPPVQAVA